The Pirellulimonas nuda genome includes a region encoding these proteins:
- a CDS encoding SRPBCC family protein — MPTFDYNFTVPAPLTEVAAFHSDTRALKLLTPPPTIVRIHSVEPLAEGSVSKFTLWVGPIPLRWTAVHRNVSQRGFTDVQAEGPAARWEHTHTFTPIGPDQTRIDEHIDYQHRSGWRGLLTRVLFARANLSFMFAYRAWVTRRRLRGTGRAR, encoded by the coding sequence TTGCCTACCTTCGACTACAACTTCACCGTCCCCGCCCCGCTCACGGAGGTGGCCGCGTTCCACTCGGACACCCGCGCGCTCAAACTGCTGACGCCCCCGCCGACGATCGTGCGGATCCACTCGGTCGAGCCGCTGGCCGAGGGCTCGGTCAGCAAGTTCACGCTGTGGGTGGGGCCGATCCCCTTGCGGTGGACGGCGGTCCATCGCAACGTCTCGCAGCGCGGCTTTACGGACGTACAGGCGGAGGGGCCCGCCGCCCGTTGGGAGCACACCCACACCTTCACGCCGATCGGCCCGGACCAGACCCGGATCGACGAGCACATCGATTATCAGCACCGCAGCGGGTGGCGGGGGCTGCTGACGCGGGTGCTGTTCGCGCGGGCGAATCTGTCGTTCATGTTCGCCTACCGGGCGTGGGTCACCCGTCGCCGGCTGCGGGGCACGGGCCGGGCCCGGTAG
- a CDS encoding PRC-barrel domain-containing protein: protein MATATLKRSVLSASTINGDSVENLAGKDLGTIKDLMIDLNTGRVAYAVLSFGGFLGFGNKLFAVPFKALQVNCDKECFTLDVDKERLENAHGFDENNWPDMADQSWQTDVHGVYGVDPYWS from the coding sequence ATGGCTACTGCCACTCTCAAACGCAGTGTTCTTTCCGCTAGCACCATCAACGGCGATTCGGTCGAAAACTTGGCCGGCAAAGACCTGGGCACGATCAAGGACCTGATGATCGACCTGAATACCGGGCGCGTCGCGTACGCGGTGCTGTCGTTCGGCGGCTTCCTCGGCTTCGGCAACAAGCTGTTCGCCGTGCCGTTCAAGGCGTTGCAGGTCAATTGCGACAAGGAGTGCTTCACGCTCGATGTCGACAAGGAGCGGCTTGAGAACGCCCACGGATTCGACGAGAACAACTGGCCAGACATGGCCGATCAGTCCTGGCAGACGGACGTGCACGGTGTGTACGGCGTCGACCCCTACTGGAGCTAG
- a CDS encoding CoA-acylating methylmalonate-semialdehyde dehydrogenase, which yields MPTIETVPSFSGGVWSSLDATAYEEVFNPSTGTVIARTPLASAGQTAEVVEAAARALPGWSATPVVERARVMFRFRALMEQHFDEIAALVTREHGKTLTEARAEVNRGVEMVEFSCGIPSLIIGDMLPNIAAGVDAQCVRHPVGVCVGITPYNFPNMVPLWMFPVAITCGNTFVLKPSEKVPLSAVRLGELLAEAGLPAGVFNIVHGGKECVDALLTHPKVSAVSFVGSTPIAEYIYKTGTAHGKRVQAAGGAKNHLIIMPDADLDRTVKQLAASAYGCAGQRCMAGSLAVAVGSAGDPMVEALVDLGAAMKVGPSDGDESVAMGPVIRAEHRTRVATALENAKKDGATLALDGRERGMTDDAFLIGPSVVDHVTPEMRIASDEVFGPVLSVARVKNLEEALALGDACDYGNGAVIFTRDGYAAREFTRHFNAGMIGVNVGVPAPMAWFPFTGWNRSFFGDLHVQGTEGIQFYTRQKVTLTRWPRTDESHLDPVWRDAPRQ from the coding sequence ATGCCAACTATCGAAACGGTCCCCTCGTTCAGCGGCGGCGTCTGGTCATCATTGGACGCCACCGCCTACGAGGAAGTTTTCAACCCTTCCACCGGCACCGTGATCGCCCGCACGCCGCTGGCCAGCGCGGGGCAGACCGCCGAAGTCGTAGAAGCCGCCGCGCGGGCGCTGCCCGGCTGGAGCGCAACGCCGGTGGTCGAACGCGCGCGGGTGATGTTCCGCTTCCGCGCGCTGATGGAGCAGCACTTCGACGAGATCGCGGCGCTGGTGACCCGCGAACACGGCAAGACGCTCACCGAGGCCCGCGCCGAGGTGAACCGCGGCGTCGAGATGGTGGAGTTCTCTTGCGGCATCCCCAGCCTGATCATCGGCGACATGCTGCCGAACATCGCCGCGGGGGTCGACGCCCAGTGCGTGCGGCACCCGGTGGGGGTGTGCGTAGGGATCACGCCGTACAACTTCCCCAACATGGTGCCGCTGTGGATGTTCCCGGTGGCCATCACCTGCGGAAACACGTTTGTGCTGAAGCCATCGGAGAAAGTGCCCCTCTCCGCCGTGCGGCTGGGCGAGCTGCTGGCCGAGGCGGGGCTGCCCGCGGGTGTGTTCAACATCGTCCACGGCGGCAAGGAGTGCGTTGACGCGTTGCTGACCCACCCCAAGGTGTCGGCCGTGTCGTTCGTCGGTTCGACGCCGATCGCGGAGTACATCTACAAGACCGGCACGGCGCACGGCAAACGGGTGCAGGCCGCCGGGGGGGCCAAGAACCACCTGATCATCATGCCCGACGCGGACCTGGACCGAACGGTCAAGCAGCTCGCCGCCAGCGCCTACGGCTGCGCGGGCCAGCGCTGCATGGCGGGGAGCCTGGCGGTGGCGGTCGGCTCGGCGGGCGACCCGATGGTCGAGGCGCTTGTGGATCTGGGCGCCGCGATGAAGGTCGGCCCCTCCGACGGTGACGAGTCGGTCGCCATGGGGCCGGTGATCCGTGCCGAACACCGCACGCGGGTCGCCACGGCGCTGGAGAACGCCAAGAAGGACGGCGCCACGCTGGCGCTGGACGGCCGCGAACGGGGCATGACGGACGACGCGTTCTTGATCGGCCCCAGCGTGGTGGACCACGTGACGCCGGAGATGCGGATCGCCAGCGACGAGGTGTTCGGCCCCGTGCTGTCGGTCGCCCGTGTGAAGAACCTGGAGGAGGCGCTGGCATTGGGGGACGCGTGCGACTACGGCAACGGCGCGGTCATCTTCACCCGCGACGGCTACGCCGCCCGCGAGTTCACGCGTCATTTCAATGCGGGGATGATCGGCGTGAACGTCGGCGTGCCGGCGCCGATGGCGTGGTTCCCGTTCACCGGCTGGAACCGCTCGTTCTTCGGCGACCTGCACGTGCAGGGGACCGAGGGGATCCAGTTCTACACCCGCCAGAAGGTGACGCTCACGCGCTGGCCGCGGACGGACGAATCGCACCTCGACCCGGTTTGGCGCGACGCCCCTCGCCAATAG
- a CDS encoding amidohydrolase family protein, producing the protein MIRSLCFYLLLLASTAAPAGTVALVGGTVHPVSSDPIEHATLVMTDGAITALGADVKVPQGAQKVNAAGLHVYPGLIAAYSQLGLVELPSVRATVDTSEAGDFNPNAMAHKAVNPDSELIPVTRSGGVLLALAAPDGGLFSGQSSLIRLGGWTWEDMLVRPGVGMHVRWPATRKRGSEKDTSEASLRRMAQLLDDARAYQAARDADPETPFDIRWEAMGPLLRGEQPLIVDADWLDQIESAVAFCAEQKLRLIIMGGYDAPHCAALLKAHDVPVVVSAIHRLPLRRGDDYDAPYTLPERLRKAGVRYCIAGGGRFASNVRNLPYHAATAAGYGLPRDEALKAITLYPAQILGVDDRVGSLEVGKEATLLICDGDPLETPTHVQRAWLRGEEVDLDDRQKRLHQKFRKRIDNVGQASPVESP; encoded by the coding sequence ATGATACGCTCGCTCTGCTTCTATCTTCTGCTGCTGGCCTCGACGGCTGCGCCCGCGGGCACGGTCGCGTTGGTCGGGGGGACGGTCCATCCCGTCTCGTCCGACCCGATCGAGCACGCCACGCTGGTGATGACCGACGGGGCGATCACCGCCTTGGGCGCGGACGTGAAGGTTCCCCAGGGGGCGCAGAAGGTCAACGCCGCGGGGCTGCACGTCTACCCCGGCCTGATCGCGGCCTACTCGCAGTTGGGGCTGGTGGAACTCCCCTCGGTGCGGGCGACGGTCGACACGAGCGAAGCGGGCGACTTCAACCCCAACGCGATGGCCCACAAGGCGGTGAACCCCGACAGCGAGTTGATCCCGGTCACACGATCAGGGGGGGTGCTGCTGGCCCTGGCCGCGCCTGACGGCGGGCTGTTCAGCGGCCAGAGCAGCCTGATCCGCTTGGGGGGCTGGACCTGGGAGGACATGCTGGTGCGGCCCGGCGTGGGGATGCACGTCCGTTGGCCGGCGACGCGCAAACGCGGTTCGGAAAAAGACACGAGCGAAGCATCGTTGCGGCGGATGGCGCAACTGCTCGACGACGCCCGCGCCTATCAAGCGGCCCGCGACGCCGACCCCGAGACGCCGTTTGACATCCGCTGGGAGGCGATGGGCCCGCTGCTGCGTGGCGAGCAGCCGCTGATCGTCGACGCCGATTGGCTCGACCAGATCGAATCGGCCGTAGCGTTTTGCGCAGAACAGAAGCTGAGGCTGATCATCATGGGGGGCTACGACGCGCCGCACTGCGCCGCGCTGCTCAAGGCGCACGACGTGCCGGTGGTAGTTTCGGCGATCCATCGTCTGCCGCTGCGGCGCGGGGACGACTACGACGCCCCCTACACGCTGCCGGAGCGGCTCCGCAAAGCAGGGGTGCGGTATTGCATCGCCGGCGGCGGGCGTTTCGCCTCGAACGTGCGGAACCTCCCCTACCACGCCGCCACCGCGGCCGGCTACGGCCTGCCGCGTGACGAAGCGCTCAAGGCGATCACACTCTACCCGGCCCAGATCCTTGGGGTCGACGACCGGGTCGGTTCGCTCGAAGTGGGCAAAGAGGCGACGCTGCTGATCTGCGACGGCGACCCGCTAGAAACCCCCACGCACGTTCAGCGCGCGTGGCTCCGTGGCGAAGAGGTCGATCTTGACGACCGCCAGAAACGGCTGCACCAAAAGTTCCGCAAGCGGATCGACAACGTAGGTCAGGCCTCGCCTGTCGAGAGCCCCTAG
- a CDS encoding nitrilase-related carbon-nitrogen hydrolase: MPRPVRGALIQATTCEPSTSPVEKIKQAMIDKHVAMIAQAADAGAQVVCLQELFYGPYFCAEQETKWYELTERVPDGPTVKLMQELAKKHEMVLVVPLYEEELTGVYYNTAAVINADGKYLGKFRKIHIPQCNPGFWEKFYFRPGNLGYPVFDTAVGKVGVYICYDRHFPDGARCLGLAGAEIVFNPSATVAGLSEYLWKIEQPAHAVANQYFVGAINRPGWEEPWRIGEFYGQSYFVDPRGQFIAQSTKRDEDDIVIVDMDLDLIREVRNTWQFFRDRRPETYGAIVEL; encoded by the coding sequence ATGCCCCGACCCGTCCGCGGCGCCTTGATTCAGGCCACCACCTGCGAGCCGAGCACCTCGCCCGTCGAGAAGATCAAGCAGGCGATGATCGACAAGCACGTCGCCATGATCGCCCAGGCCGCGGACGCGGGCGCCCAGGTCGTTTGCCTGCAGGAGCTGTTCTACGGCCCCTACTTCTGCGCCGAGCAAGAGACCAAGTGGTACGAGCTGACCGAGCGCGTCCCCGACGGCCCGACCGTCAAGCTAATGCAGGAGCTGGCCAAAAAGCATGAAATGGTGCTGGTGGTCCCGCTGTACGAAGAGGAACTCACCGGCGTCTACTACAACACGGCCGCGGTGATCAACGCGGACGGCAAGTACCTGGGCAAGTTCCGCAAGATCCACATCCCGCAGTGCAACCCGGGCTTCTGGGAGAAGTTTTACTTCCGCCCCGGGAACTTGGGGTACCCGGTGTTCGACACCGCGGTCGGCAAGGTGGGCGTTTACATCTGCTACGACCGCCACTTCCCGGACGGCGCGCGCTGCCTGGGGCTCGCCGGCGCGGAGATCGTCTTCAACCCGTCTGCCACCGTCGCGGGCCTCAGCGAGTACCTGTGGAAGATCGAACAGCCCGCCCACGCGGTCGCCAACCAGTACTTCGTCGGCGCCATCAACCGCCCCGGCTGGGAAGAGCCGTGGCGGATCGGCGAGTTCTACGGCCAGAGCTATTTTGTTGATCCCAGAGGCCAGTTCATCGCTCAGAGCACGAAGCGCGACGAGGACGACATCGTGATCGTCGACATGGACCTCGACCTGATCCGCGAGGTGCGCAACACGTGGCAGTTCTTCAGGGACCGCCGGCCGGAGACTTATGGGGCGATTGTGGAGCTTTGA
- a CDS encoding type II toxin-antitoxin system HicA family toxin: protein MKYREAVRRLAILGCVETPRRGGGSHRKWRNPIAGRSAVLPDHGGKDLKVGTLRAAVRQLGLDWEAFEQA from the coding sequence GTGAAGTATCGAGAGGCGGTCCGACGGCTAGCAATCCTCGGCTGCGTGGAGACCCCACGCCGCGGCGGTGGTTCCCACCGCAAGTGGCGCAATCCGATTGCTGGACGGTCAGCGGTCTTGCCAGATCATGGGGGAAAGGACCTAAAAGTTGGGACGCTTCGCGCTGCGGTACGCCAACTTGGGTTGGACTGGGAAGCGTTCGAGCAAGCTTGA
- a CDS encoding type II toxin-antitoxin system HicB family antitoxin — MLYRVPLCFVPQPEGGFTVTSSALPELVTEGDTLDEAFANAQDALAAVVELYADEGRSLPAGVQAPPSGELFWSDVLVASP; from the coding sequence ATGCTCTACCGAGTCCCCCTCTGCTTCGTCCCCCAACCCGAAGGGGGGTTTACAGTTACCTCTTCTGCGCTCCCAGAATTGGTGACGGAGGGAGACACCCTCGACGAGGCGTTCGCCAACGCCCAGGACGCGCTGGCTGCGGTCGTCGAGCTGTACGCCGACGAAGGCCGCTCGTTGCCCGCTGGAGTGCAGGCGCCACCGAGCGGCGAGCTCTTTTGGTCCGACGTGTTGGTAGCGTCGCCGTGA
- a CDS encoding S9 family peptidase has product MHCRPNPSSPLKTRLGMLAAELSMFLALLALAASGCATSVADAPQLSAKKAPAADKPHIVNKPMPASLEDAPLIPREVLFGNPTRAQARISPDGKWLSFLAPVKQPSGAEVMNVWVAPIDKFEEAVAVTEDKLRGIRGHSWSNDAKSILYSQDKGGDENWHLYATDVATKKTRDLTPIEGVNAQIAGDSQQFPGEILVGLNDRNPQLHDIYRVNLATGERKLVQENPGVAGFITDDKLNVRMALNFTETGGQVWMLPKGEAGETGFPDWDVIETFGPEDAMTSGPAGYTADGKTFYFQDSRNRDTAGLFATSTETGETKLIAEDKRADAGGALVHPVTQKIQAVSFTYARREWRVLDPTVQADLDYLGKFQDGEFEVTSRTTDDTTWSVAYILDDGPVKYYRYTRPAKGGPGERSMTYLFSSRDDLDQYPLVKMHDRVIESRDGMNLVCYLTLPPGSDPDGDGVPNAPVPMVLDVHGGPWARDGWGFNGEHQWLANRGYAVLNVNYRGSTGFGKEFINAANGQWSGQMHDDLLDAVDWAVKQGIAQRDKVCIMGGSYGGYATLVGLTYTPQEFACGVDIVGPSSLVTLLQNAPPYWAPFMPVMKLRVGDWTTDLGKEELLKRSPLTRVDKIERPLLIGQGANDPRVTQVEADQIVEAMQAKNIPVTYVLYPDEGHGFARPENRMSFNAVTEAFLAEHLGGRYEPIGEDFEGASITVPTGANEVPGLEAGLKAAGD; this is encoded by the coding sequence ATGCATTGCCGCCCCAATCCCAGCAGCCCGCTGAAGACGCGTCTCGGGATGCTCGCCGCTGAGTTGTCGATGTTTCTTGCGCTGCTTGCGCTCGCCGCCAGCGGGTGCGCCACGTCGGTCGCCGACGCGCCGCAGCTCTCCGCCAAGAAGGCCCCCGCGGCCGACAAGCCCCACATTGTTAATAAGCCTATGCCCGCCTCGCTCGAAGACGCCCCGTTGATCCCCCGCGAAGTGCTGTTCGGGAACCCCACGCGGGCCCAGGCGCGGATCAGCCCCGACGGCAAGTGGCTCAGCTTCTTGGCGCCGGTCAAGCAGCCCTCGGGCGCCGAGGTGATGAACGTCTGGGTGGCGCCCATCGACAAGTTCGAAGAAGCGGTCGCCGTGACCGAGGACAAGCTCCGCGGCATCCGCGGGCATAGCTGGTCGAACGACGCCAAGAGCATCCTCTACTCGCAAGACAAAGGTGGCGACGAGAACTGGCACCTCTACGCCACCGACGTCGCGACCAAGAAGACACGCGACCTCACCCCCATCGAGGGCGTGAACGCCCAGATCGCCGGCGACAGCCAGCAGTTTCCCGGCGAGATCCTGGTCGGCCTGAACGACCGCAACCCGCAACTGCACGACATCTACCGCGTGAACCTGGCCACCGGCGAGCGGAAGCTGGTGCAAGAGAACCCCGGCGTGGCCGGCTTCATCACCGACGACAAGCTCAACGTCCGCATGGCGCTCAATTTCACCGAGACCGGCGGCCAGGTGTGGATGCTCCCCAAGGGAGAGGCCGGCGAGACTGGCTTCCCCGACTGGGACGTCATCGAGACGTTCGGCCCCGAAGACGCCATGACCAGCGGCCCGGCCGGCTACACGGCCGACGGCAAGACCTTCTACTTCCAGGACAGCCGCAACCGCGACACGGCGGGGCTGTTCGCCACCAGCACCGAGACGGGCGAGACCAAGCTGATCGCCGAAGACAAACGGGCCGACGCCGGCGGTGCGCTCGTCCACCCGGTGACGCAGAAGATCCAGGCGGTCTCCTTTACGTACGCCCGCCGCGAGTGGCGTGTGCTCGACCCCACCGTGCAGGCCGACCTCGACTATCTGGGTAAGTTCCAGGACGGCGAGTTTGAGGTCACCAGCCGGACCACCGACGACACGACCTGGTCGGTGGCGTACATCCTCGACGACGGCCCGGTGAAGTACTACCGCTACACACGCCCCGCGAAGGGGGGGCCGGGCGAGCGGAGCATGACTTACCTGTTCAGCAGCCGCGACGACCTCGACCAGTACCCGCTGGTCAAGATGCACGACCGCGTGATCGAGAGCCGCGACGGCATGAACCTGGTCTGCTACCTCACGCTCCCGCCCGGCAGCGACCCGGACGGCGACGGCGTCCCCAACGCCCCGGTGCCGATGGTGCTCGACGTCCACGGCGGCCCCTGGGCCCGCGACGGCTGGGGCTTCAACGGCGAGCACCAGTGGCTCGCCAACCGCGGCTACGCGGTGCTGAACGTCAACTACCGCGGCTCGACCGGCTTCGGCAAGGAGTTCATCAACGCCGCCAACGGTCAGTGGTCGGGTCAGATGCACGACGACCTGCTCGACGCGGTCGACTGGGCCGTGAAGCAAGGGATCGCCCAGCGCGACAAGGTCTGCATCATGGGCGGAAGCTACGGTGGGTACGCCACCCTGGTGGGGCTCACCTACACGCCGCAGGAGTTCGCCTGCGGGGTGGACATCGTCGGCCCCAGCAGCCTGGTGACCCTGCTGCAGAACGCGCCGCCGTACTGGGCGCCCTTCATGCCGGTGATGAAGCTCCGCGTCGGCGACTGGACCACCGACCTCGGCAAAGAGGAACTCCTGAAGCGCTCGCCGTTGACGCGGGTAGACAAGATCGAGCGGCCGCTGTTGATCGGCCAGGGCGCCAACGACCCGCGCGTCACGCAGGTCGAGGCGGACCAGATCGTCGAGGCGATGCAGGCCAAGAACATCCCGGTCACCTACGTCCTCTACCCCGACGAGGGGCACGGCTTTGCCCGCCCCGAGAACCGCATGAGCTTCAACGCGGTGACCGAGGCCTTCCTGGCCGAGCACCTCGGCGGCCGCTACGAGCCCATCGGTGAAGACTTCGAAGGCGCGAGCATCACCGTGCCGACCGGCGCCAACGAGGTGCCGGGCCTAGAGGCGGGCCTGAAAGCCGCGGGCGATTGA